The DNA region CCAGCTCCGCGTTGCTGCGCGCCAGCGCCTCGCCGCGCGCGCGCAGCGCGGCCTCGGTGCGGCGGCGCTCGGTGACGTCGCGCACGACGGCGTTGTACATGCGCCGCCCGTCCACGTCCACCTTGGAGATCGACACCTCGGCCGGGAACTCCTCGCCGCTCTTGCGCCGCCCGTACACCTCGCGCCGCTCGCCCATGCGCCGCGACGTCTCGTGCGCGCCGGCGAAGTGCGGCAGGTGCTCGGCGTGGTGCCGGCCGCGGTAGCGCTCGGGGATCAGCAGCTCCAGCGGCCGGCCCAGCACCTCGTCCGCGCGGTAGCCGAAGATCTCCTCGGCGCCGCGGTTGAAGAGGTGGATGCGCTCCTCGGCGTCGACCGACAGGATGCCCTCGCTCGCCAGCTGCACGATGCCCTCGAGCAGGGCGGCGGACCTCGCAAGGGTGGGATCGAAAGGCGCCGTCATGGCTGGAAGCTAAACAGCGGAGGACGGAAAGGCGGAGAACGGAACGGCGGAGAACGGAACGGCGGAGAACGATGGAGCGTGAGACGGTGGGGCGGACCTTTCGAGCGCGAAGCTTCAAGCCGGGAGGTCCGCCCCACCGTATCGCGCCCCTCCGTCCTCCGCACTATCGTCCTCCGCACCATCGTCCTCCGCCGTTCACTTCCCGTGCCCATTCTGCTTCAGCTGCGCTGCACGCTGCCGGCCAGCGCGGACGCGTATCCGTTCACGGTGCCCGCCGTCCGCGCCCTGGCCGACTTGAACGACGGCCTCGCGCTCGACGCGCCGGTGACCTGCTTCGTGGGCGAGAACGGCTCCGGGAAGTCGACGCTGCTGGAGGGGCTGGCCGTAGCCGCGGCGCTGCCCACGGTCGGGAGCGACGAGACGGCGCTCGACCCGACGCTGGCGCCGGCGCGCGCGCTCGCGAAGCGGCTCAAGCTCGCGTGGCGCGTGCGCACGACGCGCGGCTTCTTCCTGCGCGCCGAGGACTTCTTCGGCTTCGCCAAGCGCATCGCGCGCACGCGCGCCGAGCTGCAGGCGCGCATCGCCGAGGTGAAGGAGGAGTACGCCGCGCAGGACCGGTCGGCGTGGGCCACCGGCCTCGCGCTCGGCCCGCTGCAGGGATCGATCGCCGACATGGAGCGCCGCTACGGCGCCGATCCCGACGCGCGCTCGCACGGCGAGAGCTTCCTCGCGCTCTTCCAGTCGCGGCTCGTGCCGAAGGGGCTCTACCTGCTGGACGAGCCCGAGGCCGCGCTGTCGCCGCA from Roseisolibacter agri includes:
- a CDS encoding AAA family ATPase; its protein translation is MPILLQLRCTLPASADAYPFTVPAVRALADLNDGLALDAPVTCFVGENGSGKSTLLEGLAVAAALPTVGSDETALDPTLAPARALAKRLKLAWRVRTTRGFFLRAEDFFGFAKRIARTRAELQARIAEVKEEYAAQDRSAWATGLALGPLQGSIADMERRYGADPDARSHGESFLALFQSRLVPKGLYLLDEPEAALSPQRQLALLSLLREAVEQGSQFVIATHSPLLLAYPGARLYSFDDGPPAAVAWDALEHVRLTRDFLAAPERFLRHL